GTCCTCGGTGAGCGCCACCGCGTCCCGCGCGGCCACGATCGACTCTTCGAGGTCGTCCGGGTCGCCGGTGGCGCGGTGGCTCAGCTGTAGCGCGATGCTCAGGTTGGACAGCCAGCTCGGCAGCTCCGGGTGGTCGGCCGGTGCGCCGTGGGCGGCGTGCCGGAACGCGGCGGCGGCGTCCGCCAGCGCGTCGAGGTCGCCGGTGTGCCTGCCCTCTGCCAACCGGTCGCGGCCGTACTGCCCCACGTCCTCGCGGCTGTGCGCGTCCGGCACGCCTTCGGCGGCGAACTCACCGCGCAGTTGCGCGGGAACGTGGCTCGGATCCACCTCGTGCACCCGGCCGAACAGGTCGATCGCCAGCACCAGGTCGGCCGTGGCCCGGTCTTCCGGCAGGGCCAACGCGCGATACCAATGCGTCCACGCCACGACATTCGCCACCCGGACATCGCTGTGGGCCGCGGGCAGGAGCCTGGTGGCCAGCTCGATCGTCCGGTCCGCCAGCACGATCGCCGGATCGGCGGTGGCGACGAACCGCTCCAGCCGTGCGGCGAGTTCGGCCCGATCGGGATCGTCACGCACCACAGCCCGCCTTCCTGGTCGTGGCCGTTTTGCGCGACACTGTCCGCCATGACAGCCGCCGACGTGGTCGCCCAGTTCTGCCTACAGCTCACGAGGCTACGCCGGTTGGCACGCGACGAAGGGCGGATCGCCGACCTGGACGCCCTGGTGGCCGACGCGGTGGCGGGCGCGGACGTGGCCGACCGGATGGTCGAGCTGAGCCGGCAGATCGGCGGCCCGGAGCTGCGCACGCGGGGGGCCGACTCGGGCGTTTTCGGCGGCGGGCCGTTCGGTCCGGGACACCCGGTCGCGGGCCGGTACGTCTGCCCGCACGGCCGGTGTGATCGGGTGGAGCGCCGAACGCCCGGCGGGCCGGTGCCGGAATGCCGGCTCGCCCCGGTGCCGCTGCTCTTCCAGGAGTGACGCCGTGACGACGCTGTTGACCACGTTGGCGACGAAGCTCGCCGAGAAGTGGATGACCCTGGTCGTGCTGCCCGGCCTGCTGCTGCTGGCCACGGCGTTCGCCGGGACCATGCTGAAGCACCGCCACGCGTTGGACGTCCGGCACCTGGTCGGTGAGGTCAACCGGTTCGGCAAGGCCGCGGGCGGCACACCGGCCGCGACGCTCGCCGTCATGCTGGTCGCCCTGCTGCTGGCGTCGGCCGCGGCAGGTCTGCTGGCCCAGGCGGCCGGTGCGGGCCTGCGGTGGCTGTGGACCGTCACCCCGCGCCATCCCGACCGGCTGCCGCTCGTGCTGCTGACACGTCGGCGACGCGACCGCTGGACGAAGCTGGACCGCGACTACCGTGCCGCGCAGGACGACGTCGACCAGGCCACTGCCGCCGTGGACGACGCCCGCGCGGCGCAGTCCGACTCGGTCGAGGTCGAGGAGCGGCGCCTGGCCCACGCGGTGGACGTCGCGGCGGCGATCGCCGCGCGCCGCAACCGGATCGCGTCCGCCCGACCCAGCCGCCCGACCTGGATGGGTGACCGGCTCGCCGCCGCGGAGACCCGCGTGCGCGGCCAGTACGGCCTCGACCTGTCAGCCGTCTGGCCCCGCCTCCAACTTGTCGTGCCGGACGCGGCGAGGGCCGACCTGCGTTCCGCCGCCGACGCCTGGAACCGCGCCGGCATCGTCGCCGGGTGGGGCCTGCTGTACCTGCCGGTCACGGTCGTGTGGTGGCCGGCGGCGCCCATCGGTCTGGCCGTCCTGCTCGTCGGCCGGCGTCGCGGCCGGGCAGCCGCCGCCGCACTCGCCGACCTCGCCGAGTCCGCCGTCGACCTGTACGCGCCCACCCTCGCCGAGCAGCTCGGCGTCACCGCGCCCGTGGGCGCCGTCAACCCCGCCCTGGGCAGGCGGATCACCGAACAACTCCGCAAAGGCACCTGACCACAGGCGCCCGGTGGCCGTGAACCCGGCGACTACGGCTTGTCCGCGACCTTGATCCCGCCCTCGATGATCTGGGCCTTGAAACCTTCGAGGATGCCCTGCAACTTCGCGTCGATCCGGCCACCCGACGTGGCGTAGCCGATGCCGTTCACCTTGAGGTCGAAGACCTTCGGCAGCGAGGCCAGGTCGTTCCTCGCGGCGGCGTTGAAGAAGTCGTACACCGCCACGTCGACACGCTTCAGGCTCGACGCGACGATGACATCCCTGTTGTCCGCCAGCGTGGGCTGGTTGTACTGGTCGGCGTCACACCCGATCGCCAGCACACCCGCCTGCTTCACCGCGGAGAAGACGCCGATGCCGGACGCGCCCGCAGCGGGGTAGAGGACGTCCGCGCCCTTCTCGATGAGACCTTTCGCGGCCTCGAAGCCCTTCGCCGGGTCCTGGAAGCCCGTGAAGTCGGTGGCCGGCGTGATGTACTTCTTCTCGACCACGACGTTCGGCGCGGCGGCCTTCGCACCCTGGACGTAACCGGCCTCGAACTTCCGGATCAGCGGGATGTCGACGCCGCCGACGAAGCCGACGTGACACTTCTTGCTCTGGTACGCGGCGACGACGCCGGCCAGGAACGCCCCCTCCTGCTCGGCGAAGACCAGTGGCGTGACGTTGGCCGCGCCCTCCACGGCCGAGTCCACCAGACCGAACCGGACGTCCGGGAACTCCGGCGCGACGACCTTCAGCGACTCGGTGTACGCGAAGCCGACGCCGACGATCGGGTTGAAGCCGTCGCGCGCGAGTTGGCGCAGGCGGGACTGCTTCACCGACTCGTCCTCGTTCGGGGAGGCGGAGAGCTCGCGGGTGTTCTCCCCCTTCACCCCCATGTCCTTGATCGCCTGGTCGAACCCGGCGGCGGCGAGGTCGTTGAACGACGCGTCACCACGACCACCGATGTCGTAGGCCAGACCGATCTTCAGCGCACTTCCGTCGACCTTGTCGCCGTTGGCGGCGCTGGTGTTCGAGGCGGCGGGCGAGGTGGCGGGCGAACTGGGCGGCGGCGCGAACTCGCAAGCGGCGCCGGCGACTGCGGTCGACCCGGTGGTGCCACCGGAGTCCTTCGCGCAGGCACTCACCACCATGATGCCGGTCAGCGCGATCGCGACAACAGCGGTGCCACGGACAGGACGGCGCACGGCTCGTCTCCCTCCCTGCTCGTCGAGCAGACACTCCCCCAACGCCCGATCAGGGCTTGAGCGACGGACCGTACCTTCCAGGCGGGACCGTCCGGGTGAGCGTTCACTTGCTGGGAACAGGATTGTTCGAGGCCGTGGTGGCTTGCCGAACGCGGTCGGTGACGACGTCGACCACGGATTCCGGTTACCGGGCCGCCCGCTGCGCCGGGATCCGCGACACGCCCGCCTCGACCGCGCAGGCCGCCTCGGTCAACGTCGGGCGCACCAACAGCCGCTGATCCACCCCTGTGACCTGCAACGGCCGTAGCACGGGGCGGCTGTCGGCCACGACGGCGAATACCGTGCCCAGCCGTTCGGCACGCGTGTTCGCGGCGATCAGGGCGGCGACGCCCACCGCGCCGACGAACGTCACCCCGGTCAGGTCCACCACCAGCCCCGAGGGCGCGCTGTCGAGCCGCGTGTCCATCCTGGCGCGGAACGCCGACACCGTGCCGAGGTCGATCGGCCCCGCGATCGAACAGAACTCCACGTCCTCCTCGGCGAGGTGGACCTGGGGAATCCGGGTGGTACCGCTGAGCCGGTTCGGCATGAGTGCGCTCCTTCGGGTGCCCCGGCACAGGACCGCCGGCGGACTTCTAGCCCGTTCAGGTGTATCAAGATCGGCCATACGGGGTACGTCTCGGATGGCACGTTACGGCGCGTCCAGGAAACGCCACAAGCCCTTCACCATGGCACCATCGAGTGACCCAACCCGCGCCAAACCCGCATTTGGCAACGCTCAGTGACGCCCACGCCTACCTGCCGGGGTACAGCCCGCCACTTGCTCAAGGATTCGGGTTGCGGGAGATTGCCCGCCGTCCTCGAAACCGACATCGGTGGGTGACACTCGCCAACGAAACGGAGGAGGATGCGATGCAGGCGATTCAGAAGGTCCGCCACCGACAGGCCGAGGTCAACGGCCTGGAGGTGTTCTTCCGCGAGGCCGGACGTCCCGGCCGGCCGACGGTGCTGCTGCTGCACGGGTTCCCCAGCTCGTCGCACTCGTTCCGCGAGGTCATGCCCGCGCTGGCCGACGTCGCGCACGTGATCGCGCCCGATCTCCCGGGCTTCGGCATGTCCGCGTCACCGACCGTCGACGAGTACGACTACACCTTCGAGAACCTCTCCTGGACGATCGAGAACCTGCTCGACCGGCTCGAGGTCGAACGCTTCTTCGTCTACCTGCACGACTTCGGCGCCCCGGTGGGCTACCACCTCGCCACCCGCGCCCCGGATCGCATCCGCGGCCTGATCGTCCAGAACGGCAACGCGCACGAGGACGGCCTCGGTCCGCAATGGGACACCGCCAAGGCGTACTGGGCCGATCCGACCGACGACAAGCGCGCCCAGCTGCCGGACTGGCTGAACTTTGCCGGCACCCGCGACCAGTACCTCGCCGGATTGCCCGAGTACCTGCGCTTGCTGCACCCGCCCGAGTCGTGGCACATCGACTGGGAGCGCATGAGCCGACCCGGCAACGTCGACGCGCAGTTCGCGCTGTTCAGCGACTACGCCAACCACGTTGCCCGCTTCGCCGAACTCGCCGAGTACCACCGGGCCCACCAGCCGCCGGCGCTCGTGCTGTGGGGACGTCGCGACCAGTACTTCGACGTCGACGAGGTCCTCGCCTACCACCGGGCCCTCGAGCGCGTGGACGCACACATCTACGACGGCGGGCACCTCCTGTTGGAGACGCACGCGGCCGAGTGCGCCGAGCTCATGCGGGT
This is a stretch of genomic DNA from Saccharothrix ecbatanensis. It encodes these proteins:
- a CDS encoding BMP family lipoprotein: MRRPVRGTAVVAIALTGIMVVSACAKDSGGTTGSTAVAGAACEFAPPPSSPATSPAASNTSAANGDKVDGSALKIGLAYDIGGRGDASFNDLAAAGFDQAIKDMGVKGENTRELSASPNEDESVKQSRLRQLARDGFNPIVGVGFAYTESLKVVAPEFPDVRFGLVDSAVEGAANVTPLVFAEQEGAFLAGVVAAYQSKKCHVGFVGGVDIPLIRKFEAGYVQGAKAAAPNVVVEKKYITPATDFTGFQDPAKGFEAAKGLIEKGADVLYPAAGASGIGVFSAVKQAGVLAIGCDADQYNQPTLADNRDVIVASSLKRVDVAVYDFFNAAARNDLASLPKVFDLKVNGIGYATSGGRIDAKLQGILEGFKAQIIEGGIKVADKP
- a CDS encoding alpha/beta fold hydrolase; this encodes MQAIQKVRHRQAEVNGLEVFFREAGRPGRPTVLLLHGFPSSSHSFREVMPALADVAHVIAPDLPGFGMSASPTVDEYDYTFENLSWTIENLLDRLEVERFFVYLHDFGAPVGYHLATRAPDRIRGLIVQNGNAHEDGLGPQWDTAKAYWADPTDDKRAQLPDWLNFAGTRDQYLAGLPEYLRLLHPPESWHIDWERMSRPGNVDAQFALFSDYANHVARFAELAEYHRAHQPPALVLWGRRDQYFDVDEVLAYHRALERVDAHIYDGGHLLLETHAAECAELMRVFVLDNT
- a CDS encoding STAS domain-containing protein produces the protein MPNRLSGTTRIPQVHLAEEDVEFCSIAGPIDLGTVSAFRARMDTRLDSAPSGLVVDLTGVTFVGAVGVAALIAANTRAERLGTVFAVVADSRPVLRPLQVTGVDQRLLVRPTLTEAACAVEAGVSRIPAQRAAR